A window of the Chloroflexus sp. Y-396-1 genome harbors these coding sequences:
- a CDS encoding MGMT family protein, translating to MTHESPYTAIYAVVKQIPAGRVCTYGRIAALAGFPGQARMVGYALHALLGHHDVPWWRVINRVGRISNVYAADEQRARLQAEGVVVNDEYLVDLKRFLWTGDE from the coding sequence ATGACGCACGAATCGCCATACACCGCTATTTATGCAGTTGTCAAACAAATCCCAGCGGGTCGAGTCTGTACCTACGGTCGCATAGCTGCATTGGCCGGCTTTCCCGGTCAGGCTCGGATGGTAGGGTATGCCTTACACGCACTCCTTGGTCACCACGATGTCCCGTGGTGGCGGGTGATCAACCGTGTCGGTCGCATCAGTAATGTCTATGCTGCCGATGAGCAGCGTGCCCGCTTGCAAGCCGAAGGAGTTGTCGTTAACGATGAATATCTGGTTGATCTTAAGCGGTTTCTCTGGACAGGTGATGAATGA
- a CDS encoding alpha/beta fold hydrolase, whose amino-acid sequence MQATTAITLSEQYVSVAGFRLRVLTAGQGPAVLLLHGFVVSADDWIPTIQTLAAAGFQAIAPDALGFGDSDKPGGAAYTLRRYADLNAGLLQSFGVERAMVVGHSMGGKHALATTILHPQRVERLVIADCEGFMQLPLFMRKGGALPFLGEALVSLAALPFVVRMQLRAAFANPDRYITPELIARGTATLGNPEIRRTMVSLSRHYDANDLRGSGLWSRLADITQPTLIIWGAEDRLFPVRCAYEAKRMLPHARLEIIPDCGHFPMIEAADQFHRLLLEFLH is encoded by the coding sequence ATGCAAGCAACAACGGCGATTACGCTGAGTGAGCAATATGTCTCAGTTGCCGGTTTCCGGCTGCGGGTGCTAACTGCCGGACAGGGGCCGGCAGTACTTTTATTGCACGGCTTTGTAGTCAGTGCTGATGACTGGATACCGACGATTCAAACTCTGGCGGCAGCCGGTTTTCAGGCCATTGCCCCTGATGCGTTGGGGTTCGGTGATTCAGATAAACCGGGTGGTGCAGCATATACATTACGGCGGTATGCCGATCTCAATGCAGGCCTGCTACAATCATTTGGGGTTGAACGGGCAATGGTTGTTGGTCATTCGATGGGAGGGAAACACGCTCTGGCGACAACAATCCTTCATCCCCAGCGCGTCGAACGGCTGGTGATCGCTGATTGCGAAGGATTTATGCAACTCCCCCTCTTTATGCGTAAAGGGGGTGCCTTGCCTTTCCTCGGTGAGGCGCTGGTGAGTCTCGCTGCGTTGCCGTTTGTGGTGCGGATGCAATTGCGGGCTGCATTCGCCAACCCTGATCGCTATATTACCCCAGAACTGATCGCACGAGGGACGGCAACACTGGGTAATCCTGAGATTCGACGCACTATGGTTTCTCTCAGCCGTCATTATGATGCCAATGATTTACGGGGGAGTGGGCTTTGGTCACGCCTTGCCGATATAACGCAACCGACCCTGATTATTTGGGGGGCCGAAGATCGGCTCTTTCCGGTACGTTGTGCATACGAAGCTAAACGGATGCTGCCGCATGCCCGGCTCGAGATTATTCCTGACTGTGGTCACTTCCCGATGATTGAAGCGGCAGATCAATTCCATCGACTGCTGCTCGAATTTCTACACTAG
- a CDS encoding polysaccharide deacetylase family protein codes for MVSRQFALGAIIISFIVGAVGVFLFISQRLDRCAAPPFVDPNLLPNANFALAGDIAGLPAGWGRGAGGVELRGPSVDGQGFDLDGDGRSLQLIGIANYALTPPIGVQPGVVYCFTVATLTDSLLRSPTRARLVFEWYDEQGTVSERVVTPWQPVALWTPERPPSAWTTVGGHARAPQTARALRVRIEPASDDRIYLDMPRLQSGGQTLPQAQVPDPPPPLTIAPWPAGYRAAVAFTFDWETAMGGLIHSRSVDDPRADEDPIKRGMRMRTGVETSMAIFARYNVRATYYATGYNFLMGNREQRRFMNDPIFSWASAANGWRSDRWTTRPWFSDDPYGTIATDPAWYFGDQIEPLLAAGHEIQSHTFSHLYGGYADAATWRADIEAWNTVAAERGVRPAQSLAFPWSSSAGMSDANWDVIEQAGIRSVTRLSDYGPYNLFPTDQQGLIRDPHCRWLPGREGRIIACPDFYLTPARAELAIAQIERTVTAGGMIDIWAHTEEVTGVAQQAAWENVVSYVVGRGDIWIAPLSEIAGWQIARMTLDITELPGPTASPERGERVARRYQLQNLSSYPLIGLMIDVPLGTADVAINHEIVPREQWQVRGWLRIDLAAGQSIEVTLWPTRSSSR; via the coding sequence ATGGTTTCTCGACAGTTCGCATTGGGCGCCATTATTATCTCGTTCATCGTCGGCGCTGTTGGTGTCTTTCTTTTCATCAGTCAGCGTCTTGATCGCTGCGCTGCACCTCCTTTTGTCGATCCTAATCTACTGCCCAACGCCAATTTTGCTTTAGCTGGAGATATTGCCGGTCTCCCTGCCGGTTGGGGCCGTGGCGCCGGTGGGGTTGAACTCCGTGGCCCCTCTGTTGACGGTCAGGGCTTTGATCTCGACGGCGATGGCCGGTCACTCCAACTAATCGGAATTGCCAATTATGCCTTGACTCCACCTATTGGGGTGCAACCTGGCGTTGTCTACTGCTTTACCGTTGCGACACTGACCGACTCACTCCTTCGTTCACCAACCCGTGCTCGGTTGGTCTTCGAGTGGTACGATGAGCAAGGAACTGTCAGTGAACGGGTCGTCACCCCCTGGCAACCGGTAGCATTGTGGACACCAGAACGACCGCCATCGGCCTGGACAACGGTTGGCGGGCACGCTCGTGCTCCTCAAACAGCACGCGCACTGCGGGTTCGGATCGAACCTGCTTCTGATGATCGGATTTATCTCGATATGCCGCGGCTCCAAAGCGGCGGTCAGACCCTGCCCCAGGCGCAGGTACCTGATCCGCCACCACCTCTTACTATTGCACCATGGCCAGCAGGGTATCGGGCAGCCGTTGCCTTCACCTTTGATTGGGAAACGGCAATGGGTGGATTAATCCATTCGCGTTCCGTCGATGATCCACGAGCCGATGAAGACCCGATCAAGCGTGGGATGCGGATGCGGACCGGCGTTGAGACGAGTATGGCCATCTTTGCCCGGTATAACGTGCGTGCCACATACTACGCTACTGGTTACAACTTCCTGATGGGCAACCGCGAGCAACGTCGGTTTATGAACGACCCGATCTTTAGCTGGGCCTCGGCCGCAAATGGCTGGCGGAGTGACCGCTGGACGACTCGCCCCTGGTTTAGCGATGACCCATACGGAACGATTGCAACCGATCCGGCGTGGTACTTCGGCGATCAGATTGAACCTCTGTTGGCAGCCGGTCATGAAATCCAGAGTCACACCTTCAGCCATCTATACGGTGGCTACGCAGATGCTGCCACGTGGCGAGCAGATATTGAAGCCTGGAATACCGTTGCTGCTGAACGCGGGGTCCGACCTGCTCAATCGTTAGCTTTCCCCTGGAGCAGTAGTGCTGGTATGAGTGACGCCAACTGGGATGTTATCGAGCAAGCCGGGATTCGTTCGGTAACCCGCTTGAGCGATTACGGACCCTATAATCTCTTTCCGACCGATCAACAAGGCCTGATCCGCGATCCCCATTGTCGCTGGCTGCCCGGTCGTGAAGGTCGGATCATCGCTTGCCCGGATTTTTATCTCACGCCGGCCCGTGCCGAATTAGCCATTGCACAGATTGAACGCACCGTGACTGCTGGTGGTATGATTGATATTTGGGCACACACCGAAGAAGTTACCGGTGTTGCTCAACAAGCAGCCTGGGAAAATGTTGTATCATACGTCGTTGGGCGCGGTGACATCTGGATAGCACCGCTAAGTGAAATTGCTGGCTGGCAGATTGCCCGTATGACACTAGATATTACCGAACTGCCCGGACCAACTGCCAGCCCTGAGCGTGGGGAACGGGTTGCTCGACGTTATCAGCTACAGAATCTCTCATCGTACCCGTTAATCGGTTTGATGATCGATGTGCCGTTGGGTACGGCAGATGTAGCCATCAATCACGAGATTGTCCCCCGCGAACAGTGGCAAGTCAGGGGCTGGCTGCGGATCGATCTGGCTGCCGGCCAATCGATAGAGGTAACATTGTGGCCAACACGATCAAGCAGTCGTTAA
- a CDS encoding ABC transporter permease, whose translation MANTIKQSLNQTTIWHAIGNILTAQRGALRLYQWLWLVLCIVGTVSVALPSILTRPIVYYAHAEVRFDLTRYGPIYQPVAPNLTGMDIAMTDAKEALRLATLAKADVRFGLPNFRVEYLLQAPGQVIVRGIADNAAEAQRLADDGAAELVRQIRAAGGREILRNMLGWQLWQALNGETPATDDRFAWLLRDILRLEALPLSRPIEPFSTTRSLTDLSSEEISDVTRALESRYDLWRFAINTRNATLDALCASAGLNDTATREAVLRTCAATNPAAAAELSARDRNIAQLRTIEAAITFMIREAGARFNADQVSAAFRIPAPLPTNPEPRYELPLIALAILFGAALGLGGITLDRSAGVLPKLQELWQYRELIRNLILRDLRARYKGSTLGYLWTQIAPLGMMMVYVIVFSFLLPNGLAMFPVFVIVGLLPWNYTAEAVLNGTRSIIDNAALVKKVYFPREVLPLVAVGSSLLNFILSLPMMMLVIIVVQLTTLGRLNLSWSIVYLPVIMVLQTIFLTGLALLLGAGAVFFRDVVHLIGIVINIWFFLTPIIYPLSTISEGLAARVIRWINPLASIIEFYREIIYGNPVPVGFIPTPGIPALSAMLRVGVTGLIVLAIGYWVFQRTSRHFGEEL comes from the coding sequence GTGGCCAACACGATCAAGCAGTCGTTAAACCAGACAACGATCTGGCATGCCATCGGTAACATCCTGACAGCGCAACGTGGAGCGTTACGACTATACCAGTGGTTATGGCTGGTATTATGTATCGTGGGCACGGTCAGTGTTGCTCTTCCCTCAATTCTTACCCGCCCGATTGTCTACTATGCCCACGCGGAAGTACGTTTTGACTTGACACGCTATGGGCCAATCTACCAACCGGTGGCGCCAAACCTTACCGGTATGGATATTGCCATGACTGACGCCAAAGAAGCGTTACGCCTCGCAACCCTGGCAAAGGCCGATGTTCGCTTTGGTCTGCCCAATTTTCGGGTTGAATACCTGTTGCAAGCACCGGGACAGGTAATCGTGCGTGGCATTGCCGATAATGCTGCCGAAGCGCAACGTCTGGCCGACGATGGCGCTGCCGAACTGGTACGGCAAATTCGGGCTGCCGGTGGACGTGAGATTTTGCGCAATATGCTCGGATGGCAGCTCTGGCAGGCATTAAACGGTGAAACACCAGCCACCGATGATCGCTTCGCCTGGTTGTTACGTGATATTCTGCGGCTGGAGGCATTGCCGCTATCACGGCCAATTGAACCATTCAGTACCACACGTAGTCTAACCGATCTCTCTTCGGAAGAGATTAGCGACGTTACCCGTGCTCTCGAATCACGCTACGATCTCTGGCGGTTTGCAATTAACACCCGTAATGCAACCCTGGATGCGCTCTGTGCTAGTGCTGGCTTGAACGATACCGCTACCCGCGAAGCAGTATTGCGTACCTGTGCCGCAACGAATCCGGCGGCAGCAGCCGAGCTGTCAGCCCGTGATCGGAATATTGCTCAGTTGCGAACTATCGAAGCGGCGATTACCTTCATGATCCGTGAAGCAGGCGCTCGCTTCAATGCCGATCAGGTTAGTGCAGCCTTCCGCATTCCGGCACCACTCCCTACCAATCCAGAGCCACGTTACGAGCTGCCCCTGATCGCGTTGGCAATACTCTTCGGTGCAGCGCTCGGTTTGGGTGGTATTACCCTCGACCGCAGTGCCGGAGTATTACCTAAGTTGCAAGAGCTGTGGCAATATCGCGAGCTAATCCGTAATCTGATCCTGCGCGATTTACGCGCACGTTACAAAGGGAGTACGTTGGGCTACCTCTGGACTCAAATTGCGCCGTTGGGTATGATGATGGTCTACGTCATTGTATTTAGTTTTCTCTTACCCAACGGATTGGCGATGTTCCCGGTGTTCGTCATTGTCGGTTTACTACCCTGGAATTACACCGCCGAAGCCGTTCTGAATGGTACACGGAGTATCATCGACAACGCAGCCCTGGTTAAAAAAGTCTACTTCCCTCGCGAAGTGTTGCCGCTGGTGGCGGTCGGTTCAAGTTTACTCAACTTTATCCTTTCACTTCCGATGATGATGTTGGTCATCATAGTCGTTCAGCTCACCACTCTTGGTCGGCTTAACCTAAGCTGGAGCATCGTTTACTTGCCGGTGATCATGGTTCTCCAAACCATTTTTCTAACCGGATTAGCCTTGCTGCTCGGCGCTGGCGCCGTCTTCTTCCGTGACGTAGTGCATCTCATTGGCATTGTTATCAATATCTGGTTCTTCCTAACACCTATCATCTATCCGCTCAGTACCATCAGCGAAGGACTGGCAGCGCGTGTGATCCGCTGGATCAATCCGCTGGCATCGATTATCGAGTTCTATCGCGAAATCATCTACGGCAATCCGGTGCCGGTGGGATTCATCCCAACACCGGGCATCCCCGCACTCAGCGCAATGCTGCGTGTAGGTGTCACCGGTTTAATTGTATTAGCCATCGGGTATTGGGTCTTCCAGCGCACCAGTCGCCACTTTGGGGAAGAACTATGA
- a CDS encoding ABC transporter ATP-binding protein, translating into MSVVIEFDNVSRQFVRRQNAATIQERFVGLLRGMPPAESFWAVRDVSFAVEEGQSIGLVGHNGAGKSTILKLITRILEPTSGRVSTRGRIAALLELGSGFHPELSGRENVFLYGSLMGFSRKEMIRKLPEIIEFSEIGPFLDTEVKHYSSGMYTRLAFAVATAVDPDILITDEVLAVGDESFQRKCIDRIYNFRRAGKTIVFVSHALDVVRSLCDVAVWLDHGEMKAYGPANEVVDAYLADVNEKERQAREQTTHDADNEWRERMRRGTREVEITHVQLLDQHGNERTTFRTHEPLTIRIHYFAHERIERPVFGVGINHESGPWLTGPNTGFDKYHIPVVEGPGIVDYHIPRLPFLGGRYLVSASATDWTQLHEFDVHDRMYPLIIHSHGLSQRYGMVFIEGAWSWHG; encoded by the coding sequence ATGAGTGTTGTGATCGAGTTTGATAACGTCTCCCGGCAATTCGTCCGTCGCCAAAATGCCGCGACGATCCAAGAACGCTTTGTCGGCTTACTCCGTGGTATGCCACCGGCTGAATCCTTCTGGGCCGTGCGTGATGTTAGCTTCGCGGTCGAAGAAGGACAGAGTATCGGTCTCGTCGGTCATAACGGCGCCGGTAAAAGTACGATTCTCAAACTGATCACTCGCATCCTCGAACCAACCAGCGGTCGTGTATCAACCAGAGGCCGAATCGCTGCCCTGCTTGAGTTAGGTAGTGGATTCCATCCCGAACTCAGCGGGCGGGAAAATGTCTTTTTGTACGGTTCGCTGATGGGCTTTAGCCGTAAAGAGATGATCCGCAAACTGCCTGAGATTATTGAATTTTCAGAGATCGGCCCCTTCCTTGATACCGAAGTGAAGCACTATTCCTCCGGAATGTACACCCGACTGGCGTTCGCGGTTGCTACAGCAGTTGATCCTGACATCTTGATCACCGATGAAGTCTTAGCCGTTGGTGATGAATCGTTCCAACGCAAATGCATTGATCGTATCTACAACTTCCGCCGTGCCGGGAAGACTATTGTCTTTGTGTCGCATGCCCTCGATGTTGTCCGTTCGCTCTGTGATGTGGCGGTATGGCTCGACCATGGTGAAATGAAGGCCTATGGCCCGGCCAACGAGGTGGTTGATGCGTATCTGGCCGATGTAAACGAAAAAGAGCGGCAAGCACGTGAACAAACGACCCATGACGCTGATAATGAATGGCGAGAACGTATGCGACGAGGGACACGCGAAGTTGAGATTACCCATGTCCAACTACTTGATCAGCATGGCAATGAGCGAACCACCTTCCGCACCCACGAACCATTGACGATCCGCATTCACTATTTTGCGCACGAACGGATTGAGCGTCCGGTCTTTGGGGTAGGAATTAATCACGAGAGTGGGCCGTGGCTAACCGGGCCGAACACCGGTTTTGATAAGTACCACATTCCAGTTGTCGAAGGCCCTGGTATCGTTGATTACCACATTCCACGATTACCATTCCTGGGTGGACGCTATCTGGTCAGTGCGTCAGCGACTGATTGGACACAACTGCACGAATTTGACGTTCACGACCGGATGTACCCGTTGATCATTCACAGCCATGGCTTGAGTCAACGGTATGGCATGGTCTTCATCGAAGGCGCCTGGAGCTGGCACGGATGA